The genomic stretch CGTGCAGCCCACAATATGAGTCTTATCCATGATCTTTTTGGTTCACTCCAGCGTGATAACCATGATGTCAAAGGAAGAAAAGCTAGCGGCATTCGTAAGGATTTTGCTCAGGTTATTGCACAGACCCAAAAAGACCTTAATGAAATCCATTATTATGTTGTCCAGCTCTGGCATCGGTTTGAGGGAAAATTTCGAGAGATTGAGGCAGCTATCAATACAGCCCCAGGAGACCCAGCTACAAAAGCTCGCTTTCTTGAACACCAAAGAACGTCGATGAGAGGGTTACGTGACACCTTGTTTGTCCAGGCAAAACGCTTGCGAAATGAGTTTGTCCTTCAGTTCCCACAGCCACGAGCAGTAAAACTTCAGGGACTACAACGATTACAGGATGAATGGAAGAGAGGTAGTAAATCAACTCTGGCCATTGCTCGAAAGGCAGGAATTTCTGAAAGTAAAAAGCAACCCGCTCCCAAAGAGCTTCCAAAAGAACTCCCAGGAGAGCGTGCTGCATGACCTCTATGCAACATGATCTGATGAGGTTATGAGATACTTTACTCACTTTTGGAAAAATCCTTACTCGTGAATCTCATAGCGGAGGATAGCAGCAATTCTGCCGATATCACGAAGTTGGATACCTTCTCGTGTTTCTGTTGAAATGATCTTTACCACTGTCCCTAATTTTTTTGCCTCTTCTTCAAATTTTTCCATCAATTGCTCATCAAGCTCTTCAGATAAAAGCAAGGTATCAACCGTTCCGTTCTGAACATGCTGCATGGTTTCTTGCTCACCGTAAACAACCATGCCTGGTTTTGTAGCAAGCAATAGAAGAAACTTTCCAACGAGTTTCTTTTCTTCTATTACTTCTTCTTGAGCAAGCACATCTTCACATCTCTCCAATAACTCTTGCAAGCCAAATGATCCTGTGTAGCTTAAATCTTTGATAGCGATGATCTTCTTCTTTAAATCATTCGTGATAAAATCTCCATCAACAAAATCGTACTTTGTTGGTCCTGGTCCTCCGACCAGAATTCCTTTGAGATTTTCTTTTTTGAAAAACTCTTCGGTCATCATTCTACCGATCTTTTTGTAAAACTCTTTTGCAGCATCTTCTCGTAGCCTCATAAATCGCGCAGAAGATTGTCCACCTGCCCTAGTTTTTCCTGGCACATTTGATTTGGTAGAGGCAACAGGAATAATACTTTTCCCTTTAAGGTATGCCAAATCACCTTCTCTTCTATCCATGACGACCATGGCATAGAGTTCTTTAGCTTCCAACATCTCGCGAAGCAAGTCTAATTGAAATTCCTTGTCACAGCGATAGATACGAGTTTTCAAGGGTATGGGAGGTTCGATGCTCCACACCCGAAAATCCTGTTGTCCCTCTCGCTCTGTCACGTTCCCTGAAAATACCGCTAGCCCGTGCAGAGGTGTCCTTCCAACAACTCTAAGATGTTGAATCATTCTTTCGAGTGCATCAGTAACATTTTTCCTGGTTGCAGATGATTTTATGTTGCTTGCTGTTCCCTGTTCCTGTGCAAGATGATTCATGATCTTATTCATATCATATCCTTCAGGGACATAGACTGAAACAAACTCAGTATGCCTTCCTTTATGTTTTTCGAGTTCCTTGATAAATTTTTTCAGTTCGTATTGTTGTTGACTAGTGAGTGACATAATTAAGAACGAGAATCTTTCTTATTTATAAAAGCTTGTATAAAAATCCTCTCTTTGTACTCTTTTTTTATCTAGTACATTATCGTTGGTGGTGGTACCAACTTGTGCTTATTTTTTTGGATTAAGCCAACAACATGCTCAACCAAGGTTTGAGCAAACCCTACTGCAATAATTGCTTTCGTCTGTTTTCCTTCTTCAATAAGCTGTAGAATTTTATCAATAACAGCATACTCTGCCTTTAAGTCATCCTTATCAATTTGCCCTGGAAAGAGCTCTGCTGTCGGTACTTTCGTAATGATCGGTGGAGGAAGTTTCAGATATGTTGCCAAAGCAATTACTTCAGTTTTGTACAAACTTCCAATAACTTCAAGATCAACAGCACCATCTCCATACTTCGTGAAATAGCCTAACATCAATTCACTTTTATTACTCGTACCAATCACGAGGCTGTTCGTACTGTTTGCATAGTTGTAGAGCAGTACGGCTCGTATCCGTGATTTTGTATTCGCCAGTGCAAGTGGTGATGATTTCCATGCTACTGTTGTGAAGGCTTTGAGAAAAGGATTAATGGGCTGTATGTGGTGAGTTGCTTTCAATAGATGACAGAGTTTTTCTGCATCTCGGATGTTCTGAACATTCGTTAATCCTTCCTCAGGCATGAGTAGTCCAGTGACATTTTCAGGACCAAGCGCATCAACCACGAGTTTACAGGAGAGGGAACTATCAATGCCACCACTCAGGCCTATGACTGCTTTTTTGTGCTTATGCTGATTAAAATACGTACGTATATTTCTGATGAGATTTTGATAAACTTTTTTTTCATCCATGGCTACCAGAAGAAGAAAATACAAAGGCCATATAAAGGTTTCTTAGTGCTTAGTGCTATATTCCTGGAACGCGGAAGGACAATGCTACCAATCGGTACTGGCTTTCATCAACGGGTTTTGAAGTAATAACGACGTAGTCAAGATCATTACGTAGAGCATTCTCTCTTGCTGAAGAATCACCTCTACTTTCGTAGATTTGCTTAACTTGGGGATCAAAAGCATTATTCACGAGAGTATCGTAGAATGATCGTACTCCTTGTTCCAAAGGAGTAGTTTCATTCGAAAGTGGCTCGCTCACCGCAAGGCCATACTTCCACTCAGTAATTGGAGGAAGATTTATTCGTAGTGAGTCAGGCAATAATTGTTGGGCAGCATCAAAATAGGATCTGAACGCTGGTGAATCATGAACCTGTTGAGCAATACTCTCCTGATAGGTCTTATCACCACCTTTCTCAGCCGGACGCAACCTCTCAAGATTGAGGGAATTTCCAAGCTCTGGATCATAGAATCCGCCAATACGTGCATACCCGTCATTTCGGAACACATAATGAGGGCTTGTTTCTGGAATTTCTTGAGGAGGATAGTGAAGATTAAGCTGAGTACTTGCTTCTCTTTTTGCTCCTTCTTCTTGGCGTGGAGTGGCACATGCTTGTGAGCTTGTAGTTAAAAGACCAGCCAACAATAGCCATGTTTTTTTGTCCATTTTGTCTATAGTGAGTAGTAATTAAACTACCATTTATAAAATTATTGGAAAAATCATTCTTTGATGATCCATTCATATTCTATTTTGACAGGAACCATCACGCTCGTTGCATCAATCGGTGCGTCTTGTGTAAAACTTGAATCTGGTTCAGTAAACGAAGCCTGAAAAATGGGTCTATAGATAGTCTCTGTTCGTGGAGGATTTGTCTCAGTGGAGAGTTTGAGATACAATGCCTGTTCTTCTGGCGTAACCGGTTGACCATCTAAGGAGAGAATGCCACCTTTTCCCTCCCACCGTGAGTTCGTGAATATGCGAAAATGCTCAAACTCTCTGCCAGATTGCGTCTGTTTGAGTGTTTTGAGAACAAAATCACGAGGTACATCAAAGGTATGAGTCACATAATAATCAGCAGGTAATACTGGTCTTGGGTAAAAACTTCTGCTTTGCCAATAGGCATTCTCAATCGTTGCCCGCAGGGTAGCAAAGTCCCGTTGGGTAGCTTTATACTCGTTGTAATACTTAAGAGGAAGGAGCGCAGCATCGTAAACCGTTAAAAACATTGGCTTTTCACCGTAATAAGTATATCCAGACGTTGGGCTTGTATGGAGATGATCATTAACCGTGGCCCCATGACGTGGTTTCAACCCTTGCTCATCTACGAACGAGATAGGATTGTTTAAGGCATAGACATATTTGTTTAAGGTTTGGGGATTGGTTAATTGACCTTCCCACACATCAACACTAATAAATCGTCCAGCAGAAGGAAGATAATAGCGCTGGCCGTAGTAGTAGAGACCAGTATCCTTGTCCTGTTCTTTTCCGGTATACAATAATCGTGATGCTTCGCTGTGCTCGCGAAGGACTTCACCAAAGGGATAATATTCGATGGATGTTTTTACTGTTCCTCTTTCATCTGTCCGTAGAGAAACGCTGTTCAGATGATCACCATGAATATAACGGTAATTATTATCCTGGTCGATCTCGGCAAGTAAACTTGATCCAATGACATAAAACGTAGAGGTGTTCTTACTTACACTTTCTTGTCGATATTCATTGCTTTGTGTATCAATTTTTGCTGATTCTTGCTCAGGTTGATCATCCTGATACTGGATTTCTCGAGTAATTGGTTGGACTATAGATGTATCTGGCAATGGTTCCTTTTCCGGTGAGGTATTATCCTGCAATGATTCATTATCTTCTGGAATATTTATTACTACTATGCCTCTGTCTTGTGGTGAGCTGTTTGTACTATTCTTAGACAACTGAGTGGTCTGGGTTATTAGTAGTGGAGATTTTTTTGCCCAAACATTCATAACTAAAAGAAATCCAAGAACAATGATTAAGAGAAAAAATGTCAGTATCCGCTTTTGATAATTACTTCGCATAGAACCTTTCCTCTAATCTTTGGTTACCCTTTGGATCATAGTAGGCTATTGTTTCATTGACAATGACCAACTTGATGCATTGACCATTGCTATTGAGACGCATTGTTTGGTCATTACAGCATCCACATTCTAGAGCATTACAGATAATATACTCTTGAGGATCATCACCACAACAACCCCAATTTCCCTTAGCGCTATATTCACCAACATTGGTAGTACCACTCGTTAGCCACCTGAATGAAGTATTGCACGTAGAACAGAAACTTACTGTTGGATTTTCAGGATCGCCACTAAAGTAATCACAGTCGTACCATATGCCGGAATCACGGCAGAATGTTTGTGTATCATTACCTGTCCCATATTGAGAGAGGTTTACGGTATAACCCTTACCTGAGGCATAGCATGATCCACCAAGAATGCAATCACGGTAGGTATCACAGCAGGCACTCTCGGAATTATTAATGATTGCTCGCGGATCGTAGGTTCCTTCCTCGGAAAAGCCATAGACAAAAGAGTCCCATGCCTCTTGACTATCATCACCACAACATGAGGGATTGTATGATCCTTCTTCAACACGAGCATCATCCCACCGATATTCTTCTCGATAACAGCTGCCATTACACTGCATCATGGTATAGCTGTCACAGATGTCCTTATCAAGATCCCCAGGATAGGTTGCCGTGTATAATAGGTCCTTTCCTGAATAGATGTAGTGAGTCAGTCCAGCAGCGTCAATTTTACGAGTTCTTTTCCCCATGTAGTCGTACGTATACACGTTTTTTCGTGGAACACTGGTGTCAAGTTGCACGCTCGCTAGTTGGTTTTTAGGGTTATAGAGATAATCCTCTGCACGATAGAGTGCATTTATTGGTCCGGGAGTTAGTTGGATTTCATCACAGGAGAAGTTTCCTCCATTGCTTCCGAAGGTAAAACAACTCAAGCGTATCCGTGTATCATTCTGTCCGGTCATAAAAGTAACATTTATCCGTTTCCATGGATTATTTCCTGAGGGAATGGTTGTAGAACCAATCAACGTTCCCCAGTTTCCTTGGGGAGTGACGGTCCATATTCCTATCCCGGTATTTCCTGTTGTTCCTGCATTTTTTACCCACCCGCTCGCGGTGTAGTTCGAGCGAGGCAGGACATCAATATCTTGATAAATATGGACGTTTTTCGTACTAAGTCCACGTGCAGTTATGCTTGCCTCACCGCGTGTTTTATCCTCACTATTTATGATAAACGATTCTGTTCCTGCCCAGCCCGTTGTTTTCCAGTTAGCAATTGCTGCTCCAGCACCTTGCCATGATTCTCTGTAGTACACTTCAAAACTCGGATTTGCAACGAGATTAAAGGAACTAAGGGTGATCATGTTACCTGCTGCATCATAACTGTAGTAGCTTGCACCATCAAAGCGAAGGCGGCTTGTATTACTGGTATATTCATAGACTCGTTCTGGCGTCATACCTTCCTGCATCCTCCCTCTATTTCCCAGCGCATCGTAATCATAGGCCACATTAGGCATAAATCCACGGTAGCCGGTTACTTTAGTTAATCGATAAAGATCGTCGTAGCTGTACTGTGCAAGCTCTTGGAGCTGTTGTGTATCATTGTACAAGTCAACAATGTTCCCAACACCATCGTAGTTGTAGGATCGCTTGAAGAGTGAAGTGGCGTCTTTTTTCGTATCAATGCTCTTGAGCCAATTGCGTGGATAGTAGGTGTAAAGGCTCTGTACACCATGAGGATAGGTAAGATTACGAACATTTTCTGATGCATCGTAGGCATAGGTGAATTGACGTCCATCAATGGTTATGTTCCTGAGATGGTTCAACGCATCAAAATCATACGTCATATTCTGTTGCGCTTTTCCGTCATCGAAAGCCAGACGTATGATGTTATCTGATGGATCATAGGTATAGTCGAGGGTATACTGCCGATTATCAACGGCCATTTGTTTTCGAATAACTCTTCCCCGTTTATCATATTTGAGTTCAGTGGTTCCTCCATCATCGATGACCTTGCACAATCTTCCCAAGGAATATGATTTGTATAATCCCGAGCGGTCGCTTCGATAGGTACAGGAAGGATCATTATCATAGAGGTAGGTTATTTCTGCATTTCCGTCGCTTAAGTAATCAACCGTAACTAGCCTATCAAGGGCATCATAATGATCGGAGGTGTTCGTACCCTGTGCATTTATTTCCCACTGGATATTTCCATTGTCATCGTAGCTATAATACTTTATTCCACCATCACGGTACTGTGCTCCAACCATTCGCGAAAGACTGTCGTACGTCTTTGTTGATAACATGATGCTCTGTAGGGGAGCAATACCACACCGAGCAGGAATGCTAAAGGGATTTGGATTTACCTGTTCCCAATCATCATCTTGGTTGGTATCCAGATCAACACAAATTCTTTGAAACGAATCATCCTCGGAGCTTTCGCTTTCAAGCATCCATCCGCTATACTGGCAATTTCCATTCTGCACCTGCTCATAACCTACACCATCAACAAAATTTCCTTCTGGTGTATACAGATTAACACAATCACCTTGATTATTCAGCTCGATGGTTGTCTCATCATCGGGTTGCTTCCCAAACCGTGCAACAAAATCCTGACGGTTCTCGGCAATGAGAAATATCTCTCCAGGAGACAGTGTTCGTGCAGTTGTAATCGTATCTCGTCCATCTTTATCCTCAAGAATCCACCGATCTAGACTTACAGAAGTCTCACCTGCATTATAGATCTCTATAAATTCCTCCTCTCCTCCTGAGGCGCTTAGATTCCCTATCGGATCATAGAATATTTCACTTACGAGCAATCGTGTCGAAGCTAAAGGAAAAGTCATGCTGACATTGAGAAGATTTCCTTGACTATCATAGCCATAGGCAGTGGAGGCATTTGTCTGATCGACATAGCGTACTAAACGACCAAACACATCAGAAAAAGTGTTCGTGTTGTTATTATTTTCATCCTTGATCGTGACTTGGTACAAGTTATCCGCCTTTTGTTTACGCTCACATCCTGCATCCTCACACCATGCCAGCTGTTGCTGTTCACAGGCTGCAATTGTTCCTGCACATCCATAAAAGTGTGGAGGAATTCCAGTATACATCGCTGCACAGTTTTTTACACCAATGCAGGTTTCTTCGTCAAAAATTGAGCTGCATGATTGCGATGAAGTTCCCCCACAGTAGGTATTGCCACTATAGGTATAATCAACATAAGCGTCACTTTCCTCATCGATAGGAACCACAACTTCCTTCCGTGCTAAGGGGTCTTTGGCATAACCAATCAGATGTGCATATGCTTTTCCTTCCTGCTCATAATACGGCAGTACTGATTCTTTGACGAGCCCACGTTTATCATAATAATCCTCAGACCACACATCATTAAGACTGTTGTCAATTCGTGTAGCATTCTTTCTTCCAAGCGTATCATAATAACTATTGATCTCATAGATTTTGTTCTGCAACTGGTGCTGAGCCCGTATCCAATTTGGTTGATATTGGTACATGAATCGTGTTGACCATGAAGCATACTCTGGTTTAGTTATGTTACTGAGTCGGCCAAAAGAATCGTATTGATAGCTTGTTTGTTGTTCATTGGCATCTACGAAAGAAATCAGGTTACCCCAATTGTCGTAGCCGTATTTTTCGGTTACTATTGGTGTTATCCCATCATCATCGTCTCTTTGGATGCAGGTAAGATAGGTATTCTCCAATGGACTTCCTTGCTGATTGTCACATTCCTGATTCGTGTCACTGTAAAAGTATCGTGTGATAAACCCTCTTGGGTTAATCTCTTGGAGCAGATGCCCGTAGACATTATACTGGTTGGTGTATTTGATCACCAGTTGGTTGCTGAACAACGCATTGCCCGTGCAAAGACTATCTCCGGTTCCTCCATAGGTAATAAGATCACAGCTGCTTACATTCTTGCAACGAGTAGAAATCTTTGGTTGCCAATAGCCACCAAAAAGATCATAGCAGGTTTTTCCAAAGCTTGTCCGTTTATTGCCATTGGTGAATGTTTCGATTTTATGGGGATAGTTCCAGAGATGGCTCTGTCGCATTGTTCGATAAGCATCTCCTGCCTCATAAGCGAATTGCGTTTTTGTTTCGTGGAGGGTTCCATCTGAATTGTAACGGAGAATCTGTTCAGGCTGCCCGGTTAATTCATCATAGATGTATGTCGTACGTGCAGGAACATCCTCTTGACGATTGATGGTTTCATTGGTTGGGATCCATGAGGCCTTCGGAAAATGGTACTGCGGATCAATACGATGGATCTGCATCCATGCATTGTCGAGACGGTAGGTGTAGGTTGTTTCTCCAACGAGATATCCATTTGGTGCATACTGCTGCATACGTTTTAATAACCCTCGTTTATCGCTAGTATCAACGTCTCCATTATAGCGTTTGCTTGTGGGAAGTGAATCCCATCCTGAAATCAGATCACAGCCACTTTTGTTGTCATTGTCCAGACATTCAAGGTCATGGCCCCATGGTTCAGTAGGAATAGTGTCCTTCCAGGTACCGCCACAGAGATAATCTAAATCATCCCATCCATTCACAAAGAAGAAAAATGCGGGAGTAGCTTTAATTTCAGCATCGCTACAGGAACGGTCATTGCCACAATCCTGCACCCGAGGGCACCAAGCACTACCATATCCTAAGCACTTTCGATTGTAGACTTCTTGGGCATTTTCAAAGCTGTATTTGAAGTCGTGGGTATTTTGAATAGAGATCTCCATGCACGCCAAACCCTGATCCTCGAGATTACAGCTGCTTGTCGATGGTAGCGTATAATCTTTGTACCAGTAGGCAAACCATTCTCCGCATGCTCCTAAGTAATCATATCTAAAAATAAATCTCATGGTGTGATTCTTTGGTCCGGTTAACATAAACTTCTTTGGAATAACCAGATGCTTATGTGGGGCTCGCCGAAAAGAAAAACCGTATTCCCAATTTATATTTGCTGGATGACTGAGCACAATGGGTGGCTGATAAAATCCTTCATTGGGGTAATCTTTTGCTGTGCTGAATTCATACACGGTGTAGCCATAAGGCGCAGAGGTGTCATCTCCTCCGATGACTTCGGTCACTTTGCTGTATTGCACTTGTGGCGTACTGTATGCAGATCCAAGGATGATACTGTCTTGTGCAGATTCAAACGTTCCAGGTTCACCAGTTGCAATGCCACTACTTTCAGAAGTCCCCACGCTATTGTATCCAGTTTTTTCTTCAAAGTTAATCAGGCTATTATTTGTAAAGTCTTCATAGAGATACTGCTTCGTTATACATTCTGATGCAGGAGAAAGGGATGATGGACAATTGCTTACCTCTTTCAATCGAATGCCACCGCCAAAATGAGTATCTTTTTGCTCACCGATTCCATAAAGTAGGTTTATTCCCATGCTATCGGCAAAAGCATTATTCACTTGCTTGTAGCGGTCACTTTCAAAGACAAAGATCGTTGCTCCACCGGTCGGCCAGGTGATGTTCTGCAACGACCATGCTTGGGGAATTGACATCGTTACGTTACTACCGTCTGCCTTTTGTTCCCATGCTTCGCTGTTATGATTCTGCTGATTATTCTTGTTGTAGTAAAAATATCCCCATCGGTCAAAGGCGTTAACATCCCATTGGGCATCTGGATAGAAGTAGGTAAAATTGTAAGGAGGAATTTTTTGCAGCAGACTTGGGCATGAGGCAGGTTTTCCTGCACCACATTGGGTTAGTTGTTTGAGTGTTAGTTTTCCTCTCTTCTGTGGGTTATCCGGAGTTCCGTTCATGAGGGAATAATCGTAGGTAAAGGAATAGGTGGTAAGCGCTATGTCTTGTTCAGTGTACTCTGTTTTTCCCGGCTGCTTACGGAAGAGGCTTACTCTTCGTAAACGTAGCTGGCTATTTCCATCGAGATCAAGACCATCTTCTCGGGGTTCGGTAAAGAACACCGCAATATGGCTAGGTGTTTCAATGGTTTTAAGGTATTGTACCGTATGGTAGGTCTCACTAAAACCTTGAGTGCCATCAGCCTGCTTGCGACATGATTCTCCGGTTCGTTCATCAGGAGAGGTAAAATGCAAGGGAAGAGACCAGTCTGTGTATGTAAAGGTAATGTTATTTTCCCCTTGTGGATCACGAATCGCTGTAAGACCCCAGGCAAGATAGTATGGCTTCAGGAGGGAAATCTCTGCATAATTGAAAATTTCATCAAAATGACATTCCTCATCCTGCAGAGGAAATTTTGTTGATCGGGAAAAAGAAACCCCCTCGCCAGAGAATGCAGCAGTTTTAGAACCAAGCGATCCGAGAACTGCTTTTTTTGTTCCCTCAAACTCGTAGATTGTGCCATCGGCTGTTGTCATGGAAAAAGAAACCATTAAGCCATTATCTTCTCCAGCAGATGCTCGGGCAAAAGAAATCTGGAGATTATCACTACATAAAGAGGCATCTGCACGACAGGCAGCATCGGTAGCTACATCGCTGAGATGACCATTTGCACGTTGTGCATGAAAAATAACTGAATCTGCACCTTGTGCAATGGATTTTCCATAGACGAGTTTTCCTTCATAGACTGGAGTATCTGCTATAAAAATATCAGGAAAATTAATATCGTGGATCTCTTCTGAAATAGGTGTGGGATTCTGCACTCCTGCATAACTTTTCAAGAATCCATCCACCGAACTCCAGTCAGGAGAAGAGGGAACATCAAGAACGCCGGTCTTGACATAGGTTACCGGACTCAACATGGTTGGGTTGCTTACGAGCGAATAACCTACCGTCATGGCACTTCCTACAGGACCACCTTTTGCAAACCCGAGTATTGCAGTTGTCGTTAAACTAAACAATGTTCCAAACCAGTCCATTTTGCTTTCACCATACTGGTAATAATCAGGACTGGTGAACTTGCTGTACCAATAGACATTATTACCATGCGTTGCACTATCATAGTCATCCGGGATAGCGCTTGTTGTTCTTTCAATACTTCCTGTGTCGAGTTTCCAACCAAGACCAACCCACGAGGCGTCTTGCATAACGCTTATCCCGGCATTATATTCAAGAATCACCGGAAAATCAAGGCCATTTCTTCCGGGAACAGTAACCAGTGGAATGCGAATGCCAACATCGCCAGTAGAAAGATCATACGTGATGTAATCATCATAAGGAGAAAAGGATGCTGGCTCTGGCTCAGTTATTGCAGCTGCTGGTGTTACCAACATAACTCCCAGCCAACAAAAGAATATCGGTAAAATGAATATTCGTAAGAATCTCTGGAAATACTTTTTTCTTAGATACTGCCTCTTATTGACACTCGTTATCTTTCCCCCTGACAACAAATGACCTCCCACCTCTTATCTAAACTGCGTCTAAAATGCGAGAGCTTACCATAATCCCCAACATACAACTTCTATATAAATATTCCGATCTCGTTTTTGTGTCTAGATGATCAGCGACGAGAAATATGAAACAACCTTGTGGTGACAATAAGAGAGATTCTAAACCTTCTGAGAAGGTAAGAAAGTTTAATAAAGAAGGATGATAAAACGGTGTTATGCATGCAGACGATCAATTTGTTGTGATTGATAAGGTAACGTGGGAATTAGCTATAACAAGGAACATGTCCTTTTGGCATCAATACATGTCATCTGAAGGAAATTTCCATCATCTCCATTATTTTGGTATTCATACAAGATTACGACAATTATTTCTAACAACGAATGGAACACGAACACACATATTTCACAATCCAGAGAATCTAAACAAATACAATCTTGCGTTAATCGAGTCCATTAATAGTGTAGAAAAAGTCCGATTATTGAAAAAAAGATACGAAGCAATAGCTCTACAGTTATTAACATCTTTAGATAAGTGCATCAAAGATGTAACTGTTGAACAATGGGATACATTTGTACAAAACTATCAGATCTTCTGCGCAGGTCTTTATGTTACTTCCGCCATAGGTCGTAGAGGAACAGAGATTTTGATGAAAAAATTAAATGAATTGGGCTATGCTGACAATCAAATACATCATTTAATTGCGACGGTTACTTATCCCGCAGAACACACATCATTGTTTCTATCTCAATATGATTTGATGAGAATCGCTGAAAAAATACAAGCGAAAAAAATAGACGATAGAGTGCTTGATAAGGAATTGGAAAAATGGCTTTTAGCTTATAGTCATATACCTGTTAATTTTTGTGAAGAACCATGGAATTTAGACGACGCAAGAGATCAATTAGCTCGCTTGTTAAAAAAGGATTGTAAAAAAGAGAGAGATTTAGCAATAAAAAATCACACCACAAAAGTCAAAGAATCCAAGACTTTGCTAAAAAAAATAAATAATCCAAGAGTAAGTGTATTAGCATATGCGCTTCAAGAAGGAACTTTCTTGAATGAATATAGAAAAAACAAAATAAGTAAAGCAAGCTATGAAGTACGGAAAATATTCAAAATAATAGCACAAAAAGCAAATT from Candidatus Woesearchaeota archaeon encodes the following:
- a CDS encoding lamin tail domain-containing protein, encoding MVTPAAAITEPEPASFSPYDDYITYDLSTGDVGIRIPLVTVPGRNGLDFPVILEYNAGISVMQDASWVGLGWKLDTGSIERTTSAIPDDYDSATHGNNVYWYSKFTSPDYYQYGESKMDWFGTLFSLTTTAILGFAKGGPVGSAMTVGYSLVSNPTMLSPVTYVKTGVLDVPSSPDWSSVDGFLKSYAGVQNPTPISEEIHDINFPDIFIADTPVYEGKLVYGKSIAQGADSVIFHAQRANGHLSDVATDAACRADASLCSDNLQISFARASAGEDNGLMVSFSMTTADGTIYEFEGTKKAVLGSLGSKTAAFSGEGVSFSRSTKFPLQDEECHFDEIFNYAEISLLKPYYLAWGLTAIRDPQGENNITFTYTDWSLPLHFTSPDERTGESCRKQADGTQGFSETYHTVQYLKTIETPSHIAVFFTEPREDGLDLDGNSQLRLRRVSLFRKQPGKTEYTEQDIALTTYSFTYDYSLMNGTPDNPQKRGKLTLKQLTQCGAGKPASCPSLLQKIPPYNFTYFYPDAQWDVNAFDRWGYFYYNKNNQQNHNSEAWEQKADGSNVTMSIPQAWSLQNITWPTGGATIFVFESDRYKQVNNAFADSMGINLLYGIGEQKDTHFGGGIRLKEVSNCPSSLSPASECITKQYLYEDFTNNSLINFEEKTGYNSVGTSESSGIATGEPGTFESAQDSIILGSAYSTPQVQYSKVTEVIGGDDTSAPYGYTVYEFSTAKDYPNEGFYQPPIVLSHPANINWEYGFSFRRAPHKHLVIPKKFMLTGPKNHTMRFIFRYDYLGACGEWFAYWYKDYTLPSTSSCNLEDQGLACMEISIQNTHDFKYSFENAQEVYNRKCLGYGSAWCPRVQDCGNDRSCSDAEIKATPAFFFFVNGWDDLDYLCGGTWKDTIPTEPWGHDLECLDNDNKSGCDLISGWDSLPTSKRYNGDVDTSDKRGLLKRMQQYAPNGYLVGETTYTYRLDNAWMQIHRIDPQYHFPKASWIPTNETINRQEDVPARTTYIYDELTGQPEQILRYNSDGTLHETKTQFAYEAGDAYRTMRQSHLWNYPHKIETFTNGNKRTSFGKTCYDLFGGYWQPKISTRCKNVSSCDLITYGGTGDSLCTGNALFSNQLVIKYTNQYNVYGHLLQEINPRGFITRYFYSDTNQECDNQQGSPLENTYLTCIQRDDDDGITPIVTEKYGYDNWGNLISFVDANEQQTSYQYDSFGRLSNITKPEYASWSTRFMYQYQPNWIRAQHQLQNKIYEINSYYDTLGRKNATRIDNSLNDVWSEDYYDKRGLVKESVLPYYEQEGKAYAHLIGYAKDPLARKEVVVPIDEESDAYVDYTYSGNTYCGGTSSQSCSSIFDEETCIGVKNCAAMYTGIPPHFYGCAGTIAACEQQQLAWCEDAGCERKQKADNLYQVTIKDENNNNTNTFSDVFGRLVRYVDQTNASTAYGYDSQGNLLNVSMTFPLASTRLLVSEIFYDPIGNLSASGGEEEFIEIYNAGETSVSLDRWILEDKDGRDTITTARTLSPGEIFLIAENRQDFVARFGKQPDDETTIELNNQGDCVNLYTPEGNFVDGVGYEQVQNGNCQYSGWMLESESSEDDSFQRICVDLDTNQDDDWEQVNPNPFSIPARCGIAPLQSIMLSTKTYDSLSRMVGAQYRDGGIKYYSYDDNGNIQWEINAQGTNTSDHYDALDRLVTVDYLSDGNAEITYLYDNDPSCTYRSDRSGLYKSYSLGRLCKVIDDGGTTELKYDKRGRVIRKQMAVDNRQYTLDYTYDPSDNIIRLAFDDGKAQQNMTYDFDALNHLRNITIDGRQFTYAYDASENVRNLTYPHGVQSLYTYYPRNWLKSIDTKKDATSLFKRSYNYDGVGNIVDLYNDTQQLQELAQYSYDDLYRLTKVTGYRGFMPNVAYDYDALGNRGRMQEGMTPERVYEYTSNTSRLRFDGASYYSYDAAGNMITLSSFNLVANPSFEVYYRESWQGAGAAIANWKTTGWAGTESFIINSEDKTRGEASITARGLSTKNVHIYQDIDVLPRSNYTASGWVKNAGTTGNTGIGIWTVTPQGNWGTLIGSTTIPSGNNPWKRINVTFMTGQNDTRIRLSCFTFGSNGGNFSCDEIQLTPGPINALYRAEDYLYNPKNQLASVQLDTSVPRKNVYTYDYMGKRTRKIDAAGLTHYIYSGKDLLYTATYPGDLDKDICDSYTMMQCNGSCYREEYRWDDARVEEGSYNPSCCGDDSQEAWDSFVYGFSEEGTYDPRAIINNSESACCDTYRDCILGGSCYASGKGYTVNLSQYGTGNDTQTFCRDSGIWYDCDYFSGDPENPTVSFCSTCNTSFRWLTSGTTNVGEYSAKGNWGCCGDDPQEYIICNALECGCCNDQTMRLNSNGQCIKLVIVNETIAYYDPKGNQRLEERFYAK